DNA sequence from the Augochlora pura isolate Apur16 chromosome 11, APUR_v2.2.1, whole genome shotgun sequence genome:
taaaaaaaaagaataataataataaatgtccGCAGCATCTCTCCGTCCGGCGACGGGAGTCGACCTCCGCGGCCTCTCCGGACGTTGccgtcgtcggcgtcgcggAACGGGTCGAAATTTCACCGCGAAATCGTCTATAATTAAGAGGGATTCAACGGGCGTACCGCGTCTCGCGAGGGAAACAGAGAAGTAATTGCTAGTTTGTCCGGCGTTTATTTGCCTACGAATTTCACGGGGTTCCGCGAAACACCGGCGCGCGAGCAACGGTACAGGTTCCTGCTATTGTTGCGAACGCGAGAGGCTGTTTCTCTCTCGCATCGATTCGACGCGGCCGTGTGCCCACACGGAGACCGGAGCCGGTCTCTGCGTCAGAAcgaaacgccgccgccgctgtgGTTCCCATAAACGCGTCCTCGGACCCATAGGAAAAATCCCGAGGAATTCGATGACGTCCGCGACCGATCGGAAAGGAAATCGTACGATCACGCCGAGCGACTTCTATTTGCGATTCGTTCGAGCCACGCCGAAACAAGCTGGAATCCGACAGCGGACTCTGTTCGAATCGGCTGCCTCCGGATTATGCTACTTTTCTCGAGATTTGTCAAGCGACGCCGAGAAGACGACGCGCGGTTTCTACTTCTTGCGTAAACGCGCTGCCtacgaaaaaattcaattccacgCTTGCGACACTGAGGAGgacattaacacgttcagtggCGACGATCGACCGCTAAAATATCCGCATAGTTAaatcaattgaattaattaaagcaaaaCTAGAAAATCAAGgatgaaaaaaattgtctgatcctattataaaaattattaagtacgaataaatgctaatagTCGCAGCTTGAAAGGAACAATAGCgtaaggggttaaccctttccctTAGCTTGTCCATGTGTTCCGATTTCCTCAAGTCTCGTGGTATCCACGTTGACAAGCGCGTCTGGAAACGCGAACAGGATAACGAGAAATTGAACGCGGCCTTGCTAACCCAGATCCCGGGGATCCAAATACGCggagaaagggttaaaggcgTCCGTGGACATTCCGGAACCTTTTCCCATGCACGTGCACGGACGCGCGCATAGGCAGCGCGTCCGTGCCGTCCGTGTCGCTAGGCTCTTTCGTGATTGCGCAAAAATCATTTGCATGACAATGAGGCACGGAGTCGCCCGTCGGATAGTTTAGCTCGTCGgccgaaaagaaaaaaaggctGACGAGAGCGACGCCTGAAAAGCCGGTGCTCTGCGCGCGGACGTGCAGCTCGTCGCGGGAAACCGAGAGCAcgcgagagacgagagaaCACGGCGGttcgtcttcttctctctcgcggctcctattatttacacaaaaaaaaataaaccagCCGCGTCGCCTtgttcgttttttattttcacgcgACTTTAGTAGCCGCTGTCCGGTGATTTATAATTGGAACGCCGTTGTTTATTGCGATCTCGGACACAGGTGAGTCATCGGCGATCAATTGTGCGCCCGACGTATACGTGGACGCGTCACGCAACGGAATTCCGATTAATCGGAGAATCCCATTCACGCGACGATACTCGACCGCTTGGGGAATCTGCGAGCACCGGGGacgagataataaaatatacgcgCGGACTTGTTTCACCGGCACGGCTCTTCCAACGGTCCGGACAGCAGCACAACCTGATCCTTTTCGGAGCGTATCGAGATTCGGAGAGCAAAGATCGAGGAAGATAAAGCGTTCTAGATTTTTGCATCGGTCACACGTTTAACTGGAAGGCCGTGTTCCTCGTTATCGAGAATCGAGCGAGAGAATCGACGAATCGGCCGACAGAGAATGTTCGATGTACCGGCCTGCGAATTACTGCGGTCTGAtttggaagaatttaataatattcatatttattagatctagCATTGAATATGCATCGAGAGTCTGACTCATCGttatagtgcaaaggtttaaagCTGCCTCCGCACTCGGGCAGAAGACAGAAGGCGGCCTTCGAGGCGATACGCGAGCGGATCTCgcgtttcaagaatttttgcGAACCCGAACGATAACCGGACCCCGCGTTCCTGCTCTCGCGGTCGTTTATTCGAAGGGTCTTTTCCCCATAGTGGAGAGGTTCGTAATCAGAGGCTGACGAGTGCCGGTGATGACAGTCTTTGCGCCGCTCCGACGATCGCCGGAACTGGTTCGGCAACAGGCGAAATTCAAAGGGAGCTTGCTAACCTTTTCCACGGCCTAGGTTTGCTACCTGTCCCGCCAAGGGCTCGTCTTTCCGAATGACCTCGGCGATGGGATCTAAAAATAGTGGACCGGCCGAAGAAGCTACGAGGAGCCAGTTTCCACGCGAGAATATAATGAAATCGTGATCGGTGTACGCGAGGACCGTTTACGCGTCGCGACTGCACGCGTCTCGCTTCGCGAAAGGAGGAGGAGCGCATACGTGTAGCGATACAAATTGACTCGACGCGGCCCAGACACATTAGTCGATGGAATAAAAAGGGGCCGTAGATTGAAAACTGCGGTCGAAACTAGAAAAACAGGATCGTTAACCGATCGGCAGGATTCGAAGAGCGGTGTGCGGCATTGGAAGGAGACAGAATTATCATTATGGTTGGCATGATATCCTGCGCGCGGCAGCTCCGCGACGGAAACGCGCAAAAACTTCGGCGGAACGTTTTTCTGCGGTGCTGCTGGCACAACGATACGCCGAGTGACCATATTCGCGAGACGTATATTCCAAACAGACTCTAGTCCGGTGCAAACATCTCGACGAAACTCGTCGGAAACACCTGCTGATCGTAGGGAAGCGTGCACGAGATTCTACTTGGCCACGGAAATTCTAACTTCATAATTCCTAATTGAAACCATATTATGAATTACGCTGAATTCTTGACTCTCTACGTTTCAACTGTTAAAACTAGACTGCTGACTTTATGCGTTCATGGCGTCAATTCTGAAAGCATATACAGGTTGCAAGAATCTTGGAACAATGTCACCaatgtataatttcttttttatccgAACGTATGATTAATTTTAGCTTTCTTATCTAATCGTTTGCAGACGAAAATATTCTCCTGAAGAAACTAGATTATACATCAAAGACTTATCTAAcgagataaattaataatacatctggatatgaatttaatttacggTGCACCGATTTGTTTGAGAAAACGTGGATCGTCGCACCTTATCGACAAGAGAACGAATCCCTATTCTATTCCATCATAATCGAACTAATTCGAGGTCTTTCCATGCATCGAACctaatttatttcgactcTAAGCTCGcgcttaatatttttatgggGACGAAGATGGTGGCGAACGAGTAATCGTTTACAAGGGTAAGACGAGAACTGTCCGATGGAATTCGAGGTGGCACGAGGTATGCTAGGGGCGAAGGCGGGCTACGAAATTCACTTTGGCCCTTCGGGAGTGGGACGAGGGGGTGGCAAAAGAGAATGGGCAGGTTGAAAACTCGATTCCGTTGGGGATCGACCGGCAGGTAGTCGCCGCGTTCTTTCTTTTGTGGTCGGTCGCCGGCCGACGGCCAGGACGTGACAGCGGAGCACGTGAACCCGAGAAACGATGTCGCGGGCAACGAGCATCGAGTTTCGTCGCCGAAAATTCACCAAAAACCAAAGTCACCTACGTCGAATCATTTTATTGTAGGACAGTGGAAAGGGTGCGCGGGGGGGAATAGCCAACGGCTTCTCGCCGGTTCAACTTCCGGTTAATCCCTAGCCACGAAGTATGCTGCGAGGGGATCGAGTTCAATACGCACTTACGAAGTCAAGTTCAATATCAAATTCTACTGAAAATCGATACGGTGCTCGAACACGTACCTTTTTCTACCGGCATCGTATAGAAGTTAAACTCGTGGAGCCCTGTCACAAAATGCTACTTTGTATGCTCGGgattgtaacaaaattctttAGCCACGAAACAAGCGAGGTTACAACCCCGCGTCGTCATGGCAGTATCGTAAAACCGTTGGACATTTCGAAAGGCTATGAACCTAGCTACGTGTAAACGGATAATTGAGTTCGTGCACGATACCTGTACACAGACGTGATCTTCATTGAATTACGCAGCAACGGAATATGGCAAACTGGTGTCCGGATCATTCGTCGCGTACGGTTTCGATTGCACTCGGTCAGGGTTGAATTACACTCGAAAGTATCGCCACCTTTCCCCGACAATTGGAAAGGGTTTTCGAATCTACGTGAAAGAATTGCTCTTTTATCCAAACGAATTCGGCTTCGAATCCGCGAAGCATCTTCCTCGACTCGATCTTCGACCGAACGACTGACCGAGTGCAGTCTCGAATCGAGGAACCGAGCGCTGCTATTGGCCGATATTCAAAAACGGTTGACACTGCCGCCGTGAAACGGTTCCGGCGGAGCCTCGTCCTTGTTTGAACACACGGGACAGATTCGGCGAAACCGGCTGGGCTCAATGTTCTCGGTACAATCGGCCGAAATATCGATAACATCGGGACGCGATAATAGTAGAAGGAACGCGAGCGAGAACGTGTGCCAtcgtgagagagaaagacacaGGGGATGGGAgaacgcgagcgagagagacggaagGTTCGTTGTACGTGGAAGGACCTCGAGCGCCTTTGGAGGTTACATTTTCCAGCTCGCGACGCACCATTCTACGCCGAACCGTTCCAGGACATTTCGGACGATCGAAGGAAATCGGCTACTCACCGTTTTCCGACGTGGACTCGCGACGATGATTCGCAGCACTTCGGTGCACTTCCTTTCGGCCTCGGCAAACTCTAGAAACTCGCGCGGCGGAACGAAAAAGGATAACCGAATAAACTGAACACGACGAGGACGAACACAACACACTCACGAGTCACAAAACAGACTGAAGCTCGCGAGCTGGCCGGGCAcctctcgcctcgcctctccttctcctccgCTACACAGACGTTGCTGCGAGACCGCCGCGAAACTACTGCCCTCTACGGAACTCGCTGGAACCTTCGCAGCGCTACACCCAGACCCGCCAATTTTTGAATGTCGAAGAGACGATACGCAGTGGAAATAACGTGTTATATAACGTATACGTTGAATCTCGAAtctaaaaaacaatttagaatcatattttgaattttccctctctattttctaattattaaaattctaatgatACTTTTTACCATAGTTTACAGCACGTAACtgacaatgtttttaaaagaaaatacaaactTGTAAGCAGAGGAATTATAAACCTGCTCGAAACATTCCTCCGAAAcgttcaatttctatttttattaatgcagtaaattattttaaataattcatacgtacagattgtataaatattagtatttcGCAAATTAGAGAACACAGTTATGAACACACGTATATTTCCAATGCTCTGTagttacatataattaaataatattttacacgtCAACGAACATATatgatacataaatataattataagatcTACAATCTTTGGTTGCGATCGCGCGTATCGAtaagattaaattataaggTAAATATGCAAGTGTTCCCGAGCTGAACGCCAAAAACGTTGTCGCTCGGATCCACGGCTACGGTATTTTCTTGCATTGTGCGGCGATCATTTCCGGTCACAACATTCGTCTTTCTGCGAGACGACAAAGGCACATAATCGAGGACAGCTGCACCTGTGCGGTACCGTCGCACAGGTACGATTGTTAGATCCTAGGACCGCGGGAAACCAAATTAGTCGGGTGGCCGCAGAATGACCCGGCAACAATAGCACACGGGTTATTCGGGAGCAATGAATAGCCGACCCTGGCACGACGCCAGTATTGCTTATGCGATTTTGTACATTTCGTATACTTTGTAAGAACATCCGAGGATACGTGTTAATTGATTACATTAGCGATTACGTTTAGAAATGAGCGCTGTTCGCGAGCTCGGTCGCGACGAGGCTCGGTTAATCGACGAACGATTCGTTGTTACTTCAACGTGTGCCACACGGTCACGAGTTTACGGGGATTTTGCAGGACGGAGAACCAGTGCAGCCTCTCGGTCGGGCCTCTGACCCCTTTCCCGAGCGCCACTTTGCCGATCGGAACATCTTTGGGTCTGTACGCCGATGATACGGAGTCTTCGCTGTCGCTCGGGTTCTCCGGGATGCACGCGGGAACTTCGGCGGTCACAGACTGCAACGCAAGTAAATCGGCATGCTTCTGATACTAATAATACTTATactgctaataataattaatcattgcaGTTCTTCCTATTATTCACCTTGCTGTACAGTATCACCAGAAATTGCACGATATCCAGCTGATTGTACGTCACGTCGAACGTCAAGGTCTCGTTGAACTCCGGCTGCGCGGTTGCGCAAACAAACTTCGTTCTCCGTCTTTTCAGCTTCTGCCCTGTCCTCCCGTTCAGCATCAGCACCTTGACGTATGGATCTGAAACGATCCGAAGAAATGAAAACAGACGTCTAATTAGCCTATCGTGTCGCGCAGAACGGCGTCTTACTGAATTGGGTTAAATTGGTCACCGCTGGCGCGAACTTGACGTCCCGTAATTTCATCACATTTATAGTCAGTCTCTGCGCAGTGGGTAAGTAAATTATACCTAGTAGAACATTCCCGAATTCCTgaaagacggagagagagagagagatctttTAGATTGGGCAACGAATAGAAATCAAGAGACTGTTGCGGCCAACCTACCAAGCTGGACGGTTTCATCCTATAATTGAACATGTGGATCTCCGGGCTCTGCAGGATGTGTCTCACTTCTTTGATGGACACCTTCAGGGAGCAGAGTTCGGTATCATTGGCGTACCTGTCGTGATCGAAGACCGCGAAATCGAGGATCCAATCCtacgaaaagaaagaagactCACTTGAGAAGATAGAAGCTTGATATTCCATTTTGGATAGCGCAAAAGCAAAATACTATagattctatttattagaGCCATCGTTTAATTGAGGGAAAACCGAGAGAATCCAATCGACCTAATAGACGCATTTAATCGAATCGTTACATGAATTTCCCTAGTCCAGATTCTACCGACGATCGGGGGGAAAGGGAAAAGCGAAGAacggaagaaaaggaaaagacaCGTCACTCCGTTTTTCGTAATCGCGTGACGAAACAGGCGAGCATGGTTGCGCAAAACGCATTTGCATCGGGCTAGCGCGGGTATCGTCGCGGGCCCGTCCGGGGGGAATCGCTTTCCCGATAAGCGGTATCCGTCGCTTTTCCTTCGAATCCAGGTGTCGAACGGTTGTTCGTCGTTGGAAAAAAAACAACTGTACGGACAAGGCTGTTGGCGCGAACAGGGGCATGCATGCAGAGCCATTGTCCGTAGATGCGTTTCGAGTTATGGCACAGAGCGGCGTGACGTGTTCCGCAGCCTTGAATTAAACGCGGCGCTGAAACGGGACAACGgcgagataaaaaaaaaagaatcgtatAATACCTTGAGCTCGTGCTGTTTCACGTTCGCGACGACGAACGTCTCCTTAAAAATCGGGCTGGCGGTGTGGCGGACGCCCCGCGTCCGGAAACTGTGCAGCTTTTGCCGTTTCCGATGGCTCCAGGATTGCTTCATGATGGTCAACGCCACGAACGGTTCCAGGGTGCAGTTGTATTGCTTTGGAGGAAGCCCGGACAACGCCTGTACGATATTCGAACACATCGATTTAGCATTgcgattaattaatcgtaattCGTAGAGACGCATCGTATTGATTTCAGGAATCTCGGCcatcttttaatttctagCGAACAAGCAAAGACAATTTTAACTAACTAAAGTATTACAATCGACTTGGACTCTCGTGGCCTCG
Encoded proteins:
- the Syt20 gene encoding synaptotagmin 20, with translation MVYDDFLGPWGRIIIIVVAALAVVAGLLVIACFMAPGCLGYECIERRKRDGKTVPSRVKSRQNENVKLNDVSYRSWRLGSLYEDSGNGTITESATGADGTSWNPNNGQFEGTNASSTLNLVQKEKQKPDKKQREFPTELTMSLQYLPPLEEAVSGKLVIGIEALSGLPPKQYNCTLEPFVALTIMKQSWSHRKRQKLHSFRTRGVRHTASPIFKETFVVANVKQHELKDWILDFAVFDHDRYANDTELCSLKVSIKEVRHILQSPEIHMFNYRMKPSSLEFGNVLLGIIYLPTAQRLTINVMKLRDVKFAPAVTNLTQFNPYVKVLMLNGRTGQKLKRRRTKFVCATAQPEFNETLTFDVTYNQLDIVQFLVILYSKSVTAEVPACIPENPSDSEDSVSSAYRPKDVPIGKVALGKGVRGPTERLHWFSVLQNPRKLVTVWHTLK